In Mesorhizobium sp. J428, the genomic window GTGGTGATCTGCGTGATGCCGTGGCGCGTGCCGGCCATGCCGCCGTCGGCGAAGACCTGATAGCCCGTCGCCTGGTCCATCACGGTCAGGCTGGAGGTGCCGAGCACCATTGTTTTGTCGGAGAAGACGGGCGATTCAACGCCCATGTCCTCGGTGAGCTTCTTGATCGGCGCGATGGTGAGGTGCTCCTTGGCGAGCCTGACCGGCACGGTGTTGATCGACTTGATCAGCGCGGTGGCCAGCGTCATGCGGCCCGAATAGCCGCGCGAATAGTTCTTCGGCGACCAGTTGCCCCACGAAATCGGCGCATCGGAGATGACCGACTCCGGCTTGAACCCCATTTCCATCGCGGTCGCATAGACATAGGGCTTGAACGACGAGCCGGTCTGCCGCTCGGCCTTGGTGGCGCGGTTGAACTGGCTCTCGCCATAGTCGCGCCCGCCGACGATCGCCCGCACCGCGCCCGAATGGTCGAGCACGACGATCGCGCCCTGCTTGACGCCGTAATCCTTGCCGAACTGGCGCAGGTGGAATTCGAGCGACTCTTCCGCCGCCCGCTGGAGGTTGAGGTCGATCGTGGTGCGCGCAACCAGCGAATGCGAGGGCGCGGCCGCCGCGATGCGCTTGACCTCGTCGAAGGCCCAGTCGAGGAAATAGTCCGGCCGCTGGGTGTCGCCGCGGTCGACCGGAGTGGCCGGGTTACGCCGCGCCACCAGCACCTGGCCCTCGGTGAGGAAGCCGCCGTCGACCATCGCGGTCAGCACGACATTGGCCCGGGCGCGTGCGGCGGGCAGGTTGATGTGCGGGGCATATTTGGCCGGCGCCTTGAACAGGCCGGCCAGCATCGCGGCCTCGGCGAGGTTCACTTCCTTGATGCCCTTGCCGAAATAGAAGTCGGCCGCCGCGGTGATGCCGAAGGTGCCGCCGCCCATATAGGCGCGGTCGAGATAGAGCTGCAGGATTTCCTTCTTGGTGAGGTTCATCTCCAGCCAGACGGCCAGGAACGCCTCCTTGACCTTGCGCTCGATGGTGCGCTCGTTGGACAGGAACAGGTTCTTGGCGAGCTGCTGCGTCAGCGTCGAGCCGCCCTGGACGACGGAATTGGCGCGCACGTTCTCGCCCATGGCGCGGAACAGGCCGAGGAAATCAATGCCGTAGTGCTCGAAGAAGCGGCGGTCCTCGGTGGCGAGCACGGCCTTGATGACATGGTCCGGCATCTCGTCGATCGGCACGGAATCGCGCTGGATGATGCCGCGCTGGCCGATCTCGTTGCCGTAGCGATCGAGGAAAGTGACGGCGAATTCCTGCTGCGAGCGCCAGTCCTTGGACGTCTCCTCGAAGGCGGGCATGGCGAGCGCCAGAAGGACGACGGAACCGGCCGCGCCCATGGTGAATCCTTCGGAGAAAAGCTCCACCAGCCCCCGCCGCCAGCCGGAGACGCGGAAACGGCGGAAGAAGATGGTGACGGTTTCCCACCCCTGGCCGAGGCGAAAGCCGAGGTCGTAGAGCGATGAATCGATCCACGCGTCGAGCTCGAGCAGCTTCGTCGCTCTCGGCGCCCGCGATTGTCTCTTCCCCGTGCGATCGTCCATAGCTCTTCAGCCCGCCGCCAGCGGCCGCATAGATGCGCCCGAGCACGGCAATTTCGGGGCAGTCCCCACCCCGACCCCTCGCGCGGCCCTTGTCGGCTATTTTGACCGGATGGACAAGGCGGATTCCGGACCGGAAACGGATTGTTGATCGGGCAAGCGGCGGCGTCTGTGAGGTGCCAGCCGGTCGGAAGGCAGCCCGTCGATCCCCCGGCAGCAGGACCTCGTGTCCAAGTATCTCCGTCCGCAGCAAAGGCTGCGGATTTGTCGGGAATCCTGTTAGGATGAAGTGTCACTGGTCTTTTGGGGTAGGCAAGTGCGCACCGCCGTCACCCGGTATGCGAAGAGCGGAGAGGCGAGGATCGCCTATCAGGTGGTCGGCCACGGCACGCTCGACCTCGCGCTGATCCCGGGCTTTCCATCCAACCTTGAAATCCTGTGGGAGGACGCCGATTACAGCCGCCTGGTCAAGCGGCTGTCGGCGTTCTGCCGGCTGATCCTGTTCCAGCCGCGCGGTTCGGGGCTCAGCGACGGTATCGACCCGCGTGCGCTGCCCGATCCGCGGGCCTTGGTAGACGACATTCGCTCCGTCATGGATGCGGCCGGCTGCGGCCGGGCGGCGCTGCTTGGCGCATCGGACGGGGCAGCTCAGGCCATTTCGTTTGCCGCGACCTACCCCGAGCGGACGCGGGCGCTGGTCCTCGCCGGCGGCTATGCCTTCTTTCCGGATGCGGCGGCGGACGCGAGACGGATGCGTGCGAATGTCGAGGCGACCGAAGCCACCTGGGGAACGGGGGCCAGTCTGGCGCGGATGGCACCCGGCCGGGCCGACGACCGTGCCTTCGCGGACTGGTGGGCGCGTCTGGAGCGCTTGTCGGCGAGCCCGACGGCGGCGCTCCTCCAGGCGCGGACGAGTGCTGCGCTCGACGTGCGCGGCCTGCTGCCGGCCGTTGCCGCGCCCGCGCTTCTGCTACACCGGAGCGACGATGCGCATGTCAGGGTCGAGAGCAGCCGGCAGCTCGCCCGCGCCCTGAAGGATGCGAGGCTGGTGGAACTGCCCGGTCGCGACCATCCGGTCTGGATGGGCGACGTAGACAGCGTCGCGGATCTTGTCGAGGAGTTCCTGACGGGCGAACGCTCCGTGGCGCACGGAGACCGCGTTCTGGCGGTGTTGCTGGTCGCGCGAGTGGTCGGCACAGCCGGCGGTCTGGCTGCGGCCGTGACGAGCCGGCATCTTCAGGAGCGCATGGAGCTTTTCCGCGAAGCGTTGCCGCGGATCGTGACCCGGCACGGCGGCTACGGCCGATGGTCCGGCTCGGACCGGATCGATGCACGCTTCAACGGCGCGGCCCGCGCCGCAAGCTGCGCCATCGTGCTGAGGGAAACCGCGGCCTCGCTCGGCCTGGCGATCGCTCAGGGCATCCATGTCGGCGAGATCGACATGGCGCTCGAGCCGCTGTCGGGCGAAGCGCTCGACGTTGCCGACAGGATCGCCGCCGCGGCCCGGCACGCCGACATCATGCTGTCCCGGCTGGCGAGCGAACTGGTCTCGGGGTCGGGACTGCAATTCCTCGATCGCGGCCGCGTCGCGGTCGACGGGATGCGCGAGCCCCTACCGATCGTGGCACTGGCAAGCGAGCGTCATCTGGAGCCGTTGAGCCGCAGCAAGGTGCGCCCGACGGATCTCGGCATCCTCAGCCCGCGCGAGCGGGAGGTTCTCGAACTCGTCGCAGACGGCCTCAGCAACCCGCATATCGCGGTGCAACTTGGCCTGAGCGAACATACGGTGAAGCGGCACGTCGCAAACATCCTCCTCAAGCTCGACATGCCGACGCGGGCCGCGGCCGCCGGACTGGTGGCCCGCAGGACGGCGCAATGAGAAGCTGGCCCGATCGGGCCATCGGCGGCATGGCGCTTTCGGTGGAAGTGGGACGCAGAAGGAACGATTAGGTTGCGTCCAACAGATCGAAGCCGTCCCCCCAAAGACGCCTTCCGGCGCAAGGGCGGCACGGCTACAGCGACAGGAGGACGCCATGCTTGCCAAGACAAATCCCGTCACCGGCGCGGCGATCAAGCGTGCCATTGAAGCGCGCGACGGCCGCACACTCGCATCGTTTTACGCAGACAACGCGGTGACGCGTATCGTCGACCGCAACAACCCGCCTAGCACGCCGAGAGAGATCAAAGGGCGCGGCGCGATCTCAACCTTCTGGGACGACATCTGCAGCCGGACGATGACGCACCGCGTGGATGTGACGCTCTCAGACGGCGAGCAGATGGCCTTCACCCAGGCCTGCACCTATCCGGACGGCGCGAAGGTGTTCTGCATAGCGCTGCTCAAGCTGGAGAACGGGCTGATTGTCGACCAGACGGTCGTCCAGGCCTGGGACGAGTAATCCAGCGCGGAACAGTTTCCGGCAGTCCAATCGACGGTCCGGACGCCGTGAGGCGGGCCCGGAAAGGTCGCGGCGCGCCTGCGCCGGACGGGTGCGCGACAACACCAACAGGAAAGGATCGAACCATGCTGGTCGAAAACGCGAAATTGGCGGAGCTGAAGAATTTCGGGAAACCCGACGAGGTGCGCGAGTTTCCAAAGGGCCGCCTGGAACTCATCAAGGTGGGCGGGGCCACGATCGGTCGCGGCGTGTTCGAGCCAGGCTGGCGCTGGGCGACGTCCGTGCAACCGATCGCCAAGACGAAAAGCTGCGAGGCGCCTCATTTCCAGTATCACGTGGCGGGCGTGTTGCGGATCAAGATGGACGACGGCTCGGAATTCGACTGCAGGCCGGGCGATGTGTCGCTGCTGCCGAGCGGGCACGATGCCTGGACGGTCGGGGACGAGCCGGCGGTGGTCGTCGATTTCCAGGGAATGATCGACTACGCGACCGCGGGCCATTCGCACGGGTGACGGCGGCGCAACCACAACGATCACGCGATACCCGCAGTGCCGACCGGTGTCGCCGCCTGCAAACGGAAACCGAGGGTGAGTGAGGATCATGACGACGCTGTTTCATGAGGGAAATCGGCGGCTGCAGGACGAGTTCGACAGCCGCCGGATCGCCGGTCGGCTGGAGAGCTTCGCACGCACCGAGTTCACCGCCGACGACAGGGCCTTCATCGAGAGCATGCCCTACTGCTTCCTAGCGACGGCGGACGCCGAAGGCCGTCCTGACTGCTCGTTCAAGGGCGGCATGCCGGGGTTCGTGCGCGTCACCGGCCCGGGTGAGCTCGCGTTTCCGGACTATGACGGCAACGGCATGTTCAAGAGTCTGGGCAACATCCTCGTCAATCCGGCCGTCGGCCTGCTGTTCATCGCCATACATGGCAGGCCCCAGCGCCTGCGCGTAAATGGCTTGGCAACGGTGAGCCGCGACGACCCGCTTCTCGCCGAAACGGTGGGCGCGCAGCTCATCGTTCGCGTCGCTGCGCGCGCGATCTTTCCCAACTGCCCGCGCTATGTGCCGTCGATGCAGCTTGTCGAGCCATCGATCTATGCGCCGAGGCCCGGCCGCGAACCGCCCGAGCCAGCGTGGAAGGATTTTCCCGCGTTCAAGGACGTCGTTCCCCCACGCCAGCCAACATTCAAAGGGTGAGCCCCGGAGCCGGCCGCACGCCGCGCACGCTGTGGGTGCACACCGACCGAAAGGCCGCTTCTGCCCCTTGAGTTTCCCCAGGGTTCGGTTCCGCAGTGACGGTAGGGAAATGGGCATTTCGTCGATGGCCACGGAATCGCGCTGGATGATGCCGCGCTGGTCGATCTCGTTGCCGTAGCGGTCGAGGAAAGTGACGGCGAACTCCTGCTGCGAGCGCCAGTCCTTGGACGTCTCCTCGAAGGCGGGCAGGGCGAGCGCCAGCAAAAATCCCGTTCGCACAGCACTTTACCCTCGGGAAACCCTTAGCTGCCATTGAATTCCTCTCCGCTCCGGCGCTAGGATGACGCTGGGGAATTGGGGGATTTTCGATGAACATCGTCAGGTTGGCGGCGCTCGTAGTCGTTTGGCTGGGGCTTTCGCAGGCGGCCCAGGCGCAGACGGTCAGTTGCGCGGAGATCGCGACGCTGCCGGCGGTGATATCGCAGCCCGGCGTCTACTGCCTGAAGAAGAGCTTCTCGCTGAGCATGAGCGACGGCATCGCGATCGAGGTGCTGGCCAGCAATGTCACCATCGATTTCAACGGCTTCAAGATCGGCAATCTCATGGCCGGCGAGGAAACGCTTGCGATGGGCGTCGGCGTGTTCGAGCGGCGCAATGTCGTGCTGCGCAACGGCAACTTCCGCGGCTTCATGATGACTATCGGCCTGCTCGCCTCCGACCCGGAAAGGTCTTCGGGGCATCTGGTCGAGAACATGATGATCGATTCCAGCCTGGTCTACGGCATCTTCGCCATCGGCAACGGAGTGGTGTTGCGCAACAACCAGATCGTCAACTCGGCCGATACGCGGATCAGCTCGACCAGCGTGACGCGGATGCTGGCAAAGGCCGGCGCGAGCCGCGTGAATAGTCAGCTGCGCGCGATGCGGGCGAGCCGCTCGCGGGCAAGTGCGCGGGCCAGCGCGTCCGGCGTCGCGCCGCAGATCGTCACGCCCGGCGTGGCGCCGATCATGGCGGCCGTGACCAACAGCGTGATCGAGCGAAACACGATCTCGTCGGTGCGCGCCGTGGGCGAGGCGGACGGCATCGTGGTGGTGGCCGGCCAGGGCGTGGCGGTGCGCGACAATTTCATCGCCGGCCTGCGCGCCGGCGGTTATGTCGCCGGCATCGGCGTGTCGGATTTCTCCGAAAATATCCTCCTTCAGAACAACACCATCCTGGACGGTGAGACGACCGGCGTGGACACGGTCTACGGGATCGAGTCGCTGGCCGCGGGCGGCGTCATGTGCCTCAACAACGTGATCGCCGGATTTTCCACCGCCGCCTCCTTTGGCTGCGTGCCGGCGACCTGCGATGACGGCCGCGACGATTCCTGCACGAAGCCGACGACGGGCGCGGCCGTGAGCAACGGGCGCGTGCCGGCAGGCACAAGCCTGCGGACGCGGTAGAGATGCCCCTGCCGCAGACGAGGCTGCGATAAGGCCGGCGTATCGCCACCGTGAGGCGGTAAGGCCGGGCATCTGGCCGACCACGAATGTCCGGCCGCAAGAGGCCGAAAAATGCGAGGCCTTGTTTCGAACACCGTTTGCGCCTATATGTCGCTCATCGATCTTGCTTGTTGAACTTTCTTTCTGGCGCCTGGCGCTGTCTGCGATCTTCCTCTCTCAAAATCGATCTGAACCGTTTGCCATGCGTAGGCAGGGCAAGCCATTTGCTACGACCGATTGACAGGAAATCGTCATGAACACTGGTACCGTGAAGTTCTTCAATGCGACCAAGGGCTACGGCTTCATCGCTCCCGACAATGGCGGCTCGGACGTCTTCGTCCATATCTCCGCCGTCGAGCGCGCCGGCCTGCGCACCATCGTCGAAGGCCAGAAGCTGAGCTTCGAGGTTGTGCAGGACCGCCGCAGCGGCAAGAGCGCTGCCGAGAACCTGCAGGCCGCGTAAGGAATCGTCTTCGATCCGCGACCGCGGATATGCCGGCGCGGATCGTCGAGACGACTGGAGAGGTCGGGCCCACGCCCGGCCTTTTTGCTTTTCGGGGACAGGAAAGGAACGACGCCATGAGCGATGTCACCCAACAGAACCTGTTCCGGCCGGCCCGTTCAAAGGCCGAGTCGAAGGCAGACACGACCAACAACGCAGCCCGCGCGATCCTCGACGACGAGGCCGCCCGGCGCGAAGCCAAGACGGCGAAGCTGAGGCAGGCGCGCCTGGAGAGCGAGGCGCGGTCCGCGGCCGCCGCACCGACGCCGAAGGCAAGGAAGAAGAAGTAGCGATGAACGCTCGGTCGTGCCGCTCACGCCCGCGTATCGGGATCTCCCCCGACGCCGCCGGAGCGGCTCGCGCCGTTCCGGCCTAGCCCTGTCCCGATTTCGGCGCGGGACCCTTTCCCGTCATGGCGCTGAGGATCGCCGCTTCGAGGTCGGCCTGCCAGAAAGGCTTCGCCAGGCGCGGCAGCTCGTCGGACATGCCGGGCGTCCGCTCGGCATAGCCGGTCGCGAGGATGATCGGAACCTCCGGCCGAATCGCCCTCAGTTCCCGCGCAAGTTCGGTCCCCGTCATCTTCGGCATGGCGTGGTCGGTCATGACGAGATCGAACTGCCCCTCCCTGAACAGGTCCAGCGCCTCGGCGGCGGAACTCGCCTCCACGACCTGGTGGCCAAGATCCTCGAGCATGGCAACGGAATTCATCAGGACGAGAACGTCGTCGTCGACGCACAGGACGCGCAGGGCCTTATGCTGCCGGCCGGTTTCGACCGGCGCCGGAACAACATTCTCCTCTGCCGCAAGCGGGGCGGCGCCGCCCGCGGGCAGCCAGATCTCGGCGGTCGTTCCGACCCCCGGACGGCTGGCAAGCCTGAGTGTTCCGCCGGACTGTTCCGCCAACCCCTTGACCATGGACAGGCCGAGCCCCGTGCCCTTGCCGACACCCTTGGTCGTGAAGAACGGTTCGGCAGCCTTCTTGAGCGTTTCTTCGTCCATGCCTTCGCCCGTATCCGTGATCGAGATGCAGACATAGCGGCCGGGCTTGAGGTCGCCGGTCGGTTGCGAAAGCACCTCTTCACGACCCCCGATCATGATCGATCCCGATCCCGGCATCGCATCGCGTGCATTGACGGCAAGAT contains:
- a CDS encoding transglycosylase domain-containing protein, yielding MDDRTGKRQSRAPRATKLLELDAWIDSSLYDLGFRLGQGWETVTIFFRRFRVSGWRRGLVELFSEGFTMGAAGSVVLLALAMPAFEETSKDWRSQQEFAVTFLDRYGNEIGQRGIIQRDSVPIDEMPDHVIKAVLATEDRRFFEHYGIDFLGLFRAMGENVRANSVVQGGSTLTQQLAKNLFLSNERTIERKVKEAFLAVWLEMNLTKKEILQLYLDRAYMGGGTFGITAAADFYFGKGIKEVNLAEAAMLAGLFKAPAKYAPHINLPAARARANVVLTAMVDGGFLTEGQVLVARRNPATPVDRGDTQRPDYFLDWAFDEVKRIAAAAPSHSLVARTTIDLNLQRAAEESLEFHLRQFGKDYGVKQGAIVVLDHSGAVRAIVGGRDYGESQFNRATKAERQTGSSFKPYVYATAMEMGFKPESVISDAPISWGNWSPKNYSRGYSGRMTLATALIKSINTVPVRLAKEHLTIAPIKKLTEDMGVESPVFSDKTMVLGTSSLTVMDQATGYQVFADGGMAGTRHGITQITTHSGEIVYDHGRDASPPHRVLSEQAVASMNSILVQIPETGTARRAALPGIRSAGKTGTTQAYKDAWYVGFTGNYLAAVWMGNDESTPTRNMTGGSLPAMTWQRLMAYAHQNVELKPIPLIDNPFIDKPKEPAVAAAKPAENAAPAPELPRSLSAETTSFLMSLSKRFEEAPKIAPPASETLSAL
- a CDS encoding alpha/beta fold hydrolase; this encodes MRTAVTRYAKSGEARIAYQVVGHGTLDLALIPGFPSNLEILWEDADYSRLVKRLSAFCRLILFQPRGSGLSDGIDPRALPDPRALVDDIRSVMDAAGCGRAALLGASDGAAQAISFAATYPERTRALVLAGGYAFFPDAAADARRMRANVEATEATWGTGASLARMAPGRADDRAFADWWARLERLSASPTAALLQARTSAALDVRGLLPAVAAPALLLHRSDDAHVRVESSRQLARALKDARLVELPGRDHPVWMGDVDSVADLVEEFLTGERSVAHGDRVLAVLLVARVVGTAGGLAAAVTSRHLQERMELFREALPRIVTRHGGYGRWSGSDRIDARFNGAARAASCAIVLRETAASLGLAIAQGIHVGEIDMALEPLSGEALDVADRIAAAARHADIMLSRLASELVSGSGLQFLDRGRVAVDGMREPLPIVALASERHLEPLSRSKVRPTDLGILSPREREVLELVADGLSNPHIAVQLGLSEHTVKRHVANILLKLDMPTRAAAAGLVARRTAQ
- a CDS encoding nuclear transport factor 2 family protein, whose translation is MLAKTNPVTGAAIKRAIEARDGRTLASFYADNAVTRIVDRNNPPSTPREIKGRGAISTFWDDICSRTMTHRVDVTLSDGEQMAFTQACTYPDGAKVFCIALLKLENGLIVDQTVVQAWDE
- a CDS encoding cupin domain-containing protein, which codes for MLVENAKLAELKNFGKPDEVREFPKGRLELIKVGGATIGRGVFEPGWRWATSVQPIAKTKSCEAPHFQYHVAGVLRIKMDDGSEFDCRPGDVSLLPSGHDAWTVGDEPAVVVDFQGMIDYATAGHSHG
- a CDS encoding pyridoxamine 5'-phosphate oxidase family protein encodes the protein MTTLFHEGNRRLQDEFDSRRIAGRLESFARTEFTADDRAFIESMPYCFLATADAEGRPDCSFKGGMPGFVRVTGPGELAFPDYDGNGMFKSLGNILVNPAVGLLFIAIHGRPQRLRVNGLATVSRDDPLLAETVGAQLIVRVAARAIFPNCPRYVPSMQLVEPSIYAPRPGREPPEPAWKDFPAFKDVVPPRQPTFKG
- a CDS encoding right-handed parallel beta-helix repeat-containing protein; the protein is MNIVRLAALVVVWLGLSQAAQAQTVSCAEIATLPAVISQPGVYCLKKSFSLSMSDGIAIEVLASNVTIDFNGFKIGNLMAGEETLAMGVGVFERRNVVLRNGNFRGFMMTIGLLASDPERSSGHLVENMMIDSSLVYGIFAIGNGVVLRNNQIVNSADTRISSTSVTRMLAKAGASRVNSQLRAMRASRSRASARASASGVAPQIVTPGVAPIMAAVTNSVIERNTISSVRAVGEADGIVVVAGQGVAVRDNFIAGLRAGGYVAGIGVSDFSENILLQNNTILDGETTGVDTVYGIESLAAGGVMCLNNVIAGFSTAASFGCVPATCDDGRDDSCTKPTTGAAVSNGRVPAGTSLRTR
- a CDS encoding cold-shock protein, producing the protein MNTGTVKFFNATKGYGFIAPDNGGSDVFVHISAVERAGLRTIVEGQKLSFEVVQDRRSGKSAAENLQAA